ttttgtacgGTGGAGATTATATTTGGATCAGAtctttcaaatttaataaattaataataaatattatttatatttgtggcaaatatattaaattataatggCCGATTCATGAAACAACTTCAcccaactttaatttatttattgagtcTATTACTATTTAATTTGGCACATATAGAACTTATATCTTAACATCAACATCACATGTCATATAAGTTAAatgtctaataataataataataataataNgtgatttttctttaaaaaaattgttctcCAATTGAAATTGGAATTTATGTGCGGTCTAAGTGGAAAGATCATATCTATAACTGAGAAAAGTAATTAAGAGACTAAATATGTTCACTTTATAATTAAGGGatcatatttacaaattaagaGACTAGATATGTTCACCTTATAATTAAGGGATTATATTTACGAGTGATGAGATaattaaagaacaaaatatatacattttacaaTTGAAAGATTAGATTTTAACATACGAAATAATTAAGGAATCTAAGTGAAATTTTTTCGAAATTAATTACATGACATGTGTTATGTCAATTAGGTCCTCGTACAGTTAAATCTTTTCCGAATAAAGATTTCTTGAGTTAGAATTTCTCcaagtaaaaaagaaatttcTATGAGCACAATCtgaaccaaattaaattaatctgACAATGATTGGATACTAGATGTTAGATGtatataaacaaaatagttCACGATACAACTCAACTTattaaccaattcaaaataagattatattataagttttaCTTTACTAATAATCGAAAATGAGAATTCAAAACTTTATCAATTTTCAGGGCAACAACGGTAATTAACCTTTAAATTTGGGGTTAAAACTTATATAAAGAAAGTAATACAAGTTTTCAATCTTTAAACTGGCTTAACTACTCCTCCTTCCCAGCTTCCTTCATTGCAGTCCAAACTCCATTTCTGAGTTCTCCCAATGGAAGATCTTTCAGAGGAAAAGGAGAATGAAGAGCCACTCTTGATCACATCCTCCCAAACTTCAAAAGGCGGCTTCAGAACCTTCCCTTTCATTATTGGTATTATCAGTTTAATCTTTTAGTCGAAACAGAACGCATACTTTCATTATCAGCATGCATATTTATGCATCTTTTTCTCATGGATATTCACAGTTTTGCTATTCAAAAACTGGGCATTTGTGAATTTAtttcccctttttctttttttatttttctggtatcaattcaataggaaattcgGCGTTGTTGTTTCTGGCGATTTACGCATTGACACCAGACATGATACTTTATTTGATGAAAGAGTATAATATGGATATGGCTTCCGGGTCCAATGTTTTGTATCTTTGGTCGGCGGCGTTGAATTTCACGCCGGTGATCGGAGCTCTCATGGCGGATTCTTTTGTGGGTCGGTTTCAGATGATCGGTCTCGGCTCTGCTCTTTGCCTTCTGGTAAGATGTTTCACtatcaatttcatattttatattttgtacgGTGGAGATTATATTTGGATCAGAtctttcaaatttaataaattaataataaatattatttatatttgtggcaaatatattaaattataatggCCGATTCATGAAACAACTTCAcccaactttaatttatttattgagtcTATTACTATTTAATTTGGCACATATAGAACTTATATCTTAACATCAACATCACATGTCATATAAGTTAAatgtctaataataataataataataataataataataataataataataataataataataataataataataataataataataacgacgacgacgacgataaaaaaaaataaataatggcTACTTAATAATGGCTATTTAACCATTTCATTTTAACCTGACTCCAAATATTATGatcagttataaatattataaataggGGAAATGTTGTCTTGGTCAGATTACTGACTTGGTAACTACATAGTAGCAAATTCAATTCGACTCTAAGCAAGAGCAATCTATTATGATGATCTCCTTGATTTGAGCTGTTTAGTTATGGGTAATGAACAACCGATTTACTTTCTTATAGTCTTTTGTCGATTAAAGTCACGAGTTAGGCGGGGTTTATCGGTGGATactctcgtcactcaaaaaaataaataaatactattaataattatattttgtctCCAATTATATTTTGTCGCCAAAGGTAATCACTTTAACAAGAATTTAGATATCAATTGATGCCAAaagaattatatgtatataagtaTATGCTTTTGTTTGATTGAGACTTGGGTGGGTGGGTGCAGAGTTATTGTCTTTGTGATGTAAGATATACCACTGAAAGTGTTAGCAaatgtttttaatgttttgggtggttgtattatattgttgttataCTTTGTGTTTCATTCTTGTTGGTTAATGTGTTTATACATTggaaagtaattaaaaaaaattaatttgatgaccttcatattttgaatatttatttaattttatttgttttctaacaaaacttcaatatataatttgaatcaaTTCCATTCATTTAAGCCATTCTCTTAGTATTTGTTAAAATGGTAGCGACTACTAGAAAGTTTATATTAGATAAATCATGCTTTTAtgtaataacaaaaaaattacatgtAAGATAAGATGGGCTCGACTGAAAGGGTGCAAATAAGAATCAATCTCGTGACATTCTGGTATGAGAATCATGTTTAGCTTTTCTTGGGATTGAGTCTATGTTGGATGAAAATGAAGGTGATTGATTTGATGCAACATAGGTTTTTTGGATCTGAACTAAAATGTGTGTCATGAAACCCAAATGTTGTAGGGAATGGCTATGTTTTGGTCAACTACTGTGATACCACAATTAAGGCCGCCTCCATGCAGCGAAAACGACAACGTTTGCACCTCTGCAACAAAATTCCAACTCTTAACACTATTCACCTCTTTCATTGTGGTGGCTCTTGGATCTGGAGCTGCAAGGTCTTGCTCCTTGGCGTTCGGCGCCGACCAATTGCAGGATTTACAGAAGACAACAACCGGTTCTATGGAGAGATACTTCGGCTGGtactgttaaaatttaaatagggtCTAACGGGTGGATAATGATATCACtatagtctatatatatagctaaaggccgttttttatatttttttaccaatttttataaataaatgaggcccTACCAAAAGTATATGcccaatttttaaaatcaatactgtaaattaaaatatatcttttcttttcaattacATAAGATTGCCatgctcaattaattaggtcctaattatatattaagaaagAGAAgtgatttggaaaaaaaaaactgatgagCTTAAGATTaattgtggatttttttttatttcgtaAGTaggtatattaaaaataaatattggaccctttaattaaaaattgaggTTACGGTGCTTTTGTCCATCTTGCATGGTCTAAAATCATGTCATGCTTGTAGGAAAGGCAagaatagaataataaaatagatcCTAATGTATAATGAAAAGCCtgaatttatatacttaatctAAGTATATAGTAAAAAACTTACCAAACTGAATTTTATCTCAAATAAATCTTTAATTGTAATTTCTAACAGGTACTACGCCATATCCTCGTTTTCTGTCCTGGTTGCCATGACAGTTCTGGTTTATATCCAGGAGAATATGGGGTGGGAAATTGGGTATGGAGTTCTTGTTGTGATAATGCTCATTTCTCTTGTTGTCTTCTTCCTGGGTTCTTCCTTCTATGTTAAACCCAAGGTCAAAGAGAGTTTGATCGTTGGGTTGATTCAAGTGGCAGTAGCTTCTTACAGAAAGAGGAATTTGAAATGTTGTGAGGGGAACTCATCAGAGGTAGCTTACCATCAAAAGGGTTCCAGTCTGCTTCTGCCCACTGAAAAGTTGAGGTAATTAATGTCTCTTCTCGagtaatattatacatattctCACTTTCTACTTCAAGTTTACATGGTACactttgattcatttaaaaaatgtgAACTATTTTTTCACTTTCCAATCAAATCAAGACATATGGCGGAAGTTTTACAACTTTACAGGTCGTTTGGTTGGGACgagggaattagggggaaaagaattgtaattcggtggaattgcaattcaatgaataaagtaggaattgaaattacaatgtttggtatgcaggaataggagtacaggaattgaaaagtaagaagcgacaaaataactaaaatgccATTATGTTGTagtaaaagtaataataataataataataattctttcaaataattatactaataagtataataataataattcattcaaaaacaataataataataataataataataataataataataataataagaagaatgagtattattattattattattattaattcaaaataataataataataattctttcaattttttttaaaaaagacaaagggtatgggaggaggagcaaaattgtctttacaccaacaaattgccccttctccccaccgaattgcaattcatcatttgcacCAAACAGTGTAGTTTGGAATTCACTGAATTCCttccaaactacatccaaccaaacaagccATTAGGGGtacaattatcatttttttttctcaaaatagttCTAGgttgaggatttttttttcttttcttttcacttttggtctcaTGATTATGTGACCATTTTCACGTTTGGTCATCGACTACTAACTTTTTCATATATGGTCTCAAGACTTTTAAATCTTTCCGACATTTGGTCAACTTAACTTTTGGTCATTGGGGATCAAATTTCAAGCAAGTGACTTATCTTGTAGGgtaaaattatcatttataCGGTCCCCCGAAAACATTAAGCAAATAGTAATGTAAAGTGACAATTTTGTCCTTTAAGATAAGCCACTAATGACCAGAAATTAGGTCGAAAGGATCAAATGTAGcaaagatttaaaaattatactatggGGTCGaatatagaaaaattaataGTCAAAGACTAAATATGAAATGAAAAAACTCGTTTCCGACTATACTAATTTTACCACTTTAGTGATTCAATTGTAATCTATACTTTATAgtataaatgtagtactttatagCAAAGCTCTAATAGACAATTTGCAGATATAAAGTAATTAAGAACATAAAAGAATTGAaacataatcaatattttaagccttatatataatactttatatcataaacctaatactttataggCAAACTGTAATTGATGGTTTGCAGGAAATAAAGCAATTAAATAACAGAAGATATAGTGAACACTTCAAGTCTATATAGTACTTTATAGGAAAACTATAATAAACAATATGCAGGAAATAAAGTGTCATTACATAGCAAAATTGCACATATAATCAATAATCTAAGAGGTGTTTGGCTTAGGAAATGTTAGATTATTGAGAATGTTAGATCCTCCCTTCATTTTAATTGGTAAAAATTGAAGTATGTAATATAAATGGTTTAGatgttaattatgttttatgctgtaattattttctttactttaatACCCTTATCATATTTTCATGTATTTCAATTCCTGAATCTTGATTGTTGGTTTCTGCAGGTTCCTGAATAAAGCTTGCATTATCCAAGACCCTCAACGAGATCTAACATCTGATGGAAAACCCACAGATCCTTGGAATCTCTGTACAGTTGATCAAGTAGAAGAGCTGAAAGCGTTGCTTAAAGTTACCCCGATTTGGTTCACCGGCGTGATAATGTCCATAAATGTCAGTCAGGGCTCTTTCGGCACCCTCCAAGCAACCACCATGGACCGCCGCATCGGCTCAACCTTCGAAATTCCGGCAGGCTCCGTCGGCATGTTCGCCATCGTCTCCGTCGTCCTCTGGATCGTCTTATACGACCGATTCATCATTCCCTTAGCGTCTCGCGCGATGCGAAAACCAGTTCGTTTCAGTACCAAATCAAGAATGGGGTGTGGGAtctttgtttctttcttgtCCGTGGTGGTGGCGGCCACCGTGGAGACCATCCGCCGCAGACGCGCGATCAACGAGGGATTTGCCAACAACCCCGACGAGGTTGTCGGCATGTCGGTGTTGTGGCTGGTCCCTAATAATCTCCTCGCGGGTTTCGCGGAGGGTTTAAGTGCAGTTGCCCAAAACGAGTTTTACATTTCGGAGTTTCCTAAGAGCATGTCGAGTATCGCTTCCAGTCTGTTTCTGCTCGGGATGGGATTCGCGAGCCTTTTAGCGAGCTTGGTGATGAACGCTATCAATGATTTCACGGGCGGCGGAGAGGAGAGCTGGATATCGAGCAATATAAACAAGGGTCACTATGATTACTACCAATGGATTCTTGCTGGTTTGAGTGTGGTTAACTTGTTGCTATTTTTTGTTTGCAGTAGGGCATATGGTCCTTGTAAAGATGAGAACATGGAGGTTTTGGCCTTAGGCAGGGAAGATCaaccataaataaaagagttttaTTACATGTGCTTCCTATTTTTACTCATTCATTTTTACTCTTTGACGTGACTATTAAGAGTATGTATTTGAGTTAGATTATGACTTCCTATTCTAGTCTTCGTATGATTCCCCTATTCTAGTCTCTCTgtgattctctcattatataaatattttgaaatatgtatCTTTGAATTATCTCATTCAATATAATTCATACCAtcttcatctggtatcagttagtTAGGTCATTCACTTCACAGACCATCTCAGTGCCCACGAATTCATTACAGTTGGAGGTTTGGATACTAATTATGGTTTTGGATGCAAAAGGTGCATTCTACAATTAATGTGAATCTAGGCGAGGGTCTGTGTAAGCATGGCTCATCATTGGGTTATCATGCACTGATTATGAGTTCATCACTCGCCTAAGAAAGGACATCATGCAGCGTGGAaggatttcttttttttttttcacggtCAGTAGTGTGAAAGCTCAATAACGAAAAtgccacaccaccaccaccagcacgCTTCTAGGCTGAACCAAGGCAATCGCAATTGGAATTGTGATAGTCCGCATAGAGATCAGTAGCGTGACACACATGGCTTTAATGTTCAGTGTCAACTTTGTGATGGCTTCAGTCACATGGCAGCCAATTGTTTTCTACGCTTTAAAATACGATGTCTCGTTTGTTACAATTTTGGTCACATGGCACCCAATTGTTTTCAACGCTTTGATGTTCAATGTTAACTTTGTAATGATTTCGGTCACATGGCAGCCAATTGTGTTCTACGCTATGAAAAATTGTGTCTCATTTGTTCTAGTTTCGGTCACATGgcaaccaatttttttttttttttttgcatcatTTAGGGACTTTGAATCCTCAGAATGGCTTGGGTGCCTCATCAAATTCTCAGACTTTGTTACCAGACACTGGAGCTACACATCATGCAACTCCGAACATAGCTGCCCTATCTACCTCAGAGAAGTACACTGGTAATGGCACTTTACGTGTCGGTGATGGTATGGGCTTGTCTATTAGTAGTGTTGGTCATGCTGCTTTTGATACCACATCTATATGTCTTTTAAGTTATCTAATATTCTCAGTTGaaacacaaaattaaagttGTGTCTATAGGAATATGTATGTTGAGTTCTATAGAGTTCTGTCTGTAGGATTATGCATGTCTTTTGAGTCTGTATATATTTGTCTGTTGTCTCTCCATTGAGACAAGAAAGTAATACACAAATTCTTCTCAATCTttcttaacatggtatcagaaaccaaaacttcaattttttttccagtGAACAGTACGAGTTATATACTGTTCATTtgaatttcttttctcaaattaCTTGCTATTGGTGAGTTCTTTTGTCAAAATAGTGCTACCCATCCCTTCTCCAGTCTTTGGCGACCCTGACCCAACCCTTCCCGGCGGTGGCTCTTCCTCCACGCGCCACCACATCACCTGCGCTCCGAcatcacgcgccggcgcgtgaggcCGTCTCCGGC
This region of Ipomoea triloba cultivar NCNSP0323 chromosome 15, ASM357664v1 genomic DNA includes:
- the LOC116006359 gene encoding protein NRT1/ PTR FAMILY 1.2-like, which gives rise to MEDLSEEKENEEPLLITSSQTSKGGFRTFPFIIGNSALLFLAIYALTPDMILYLMKEYNMDMASGSNVLYLWSAALNFTPVIGALMADSFVGRFQMIGLGSALCLLGMAMFWSTTVIPQLRPPPCSENDNVCTSATKFQLLTLFTSFIVVALGSGAARSCSLAFGADQLQDLQKTTTGSMERYFGWYYAISSFSVLVAMTVLVYIQENMGWEIGYGVLVVIMLISLVVFFLGSSFYVKPKVKESLIVGLIQVAVASYRKRNLKCCEGNSSEVAYHQKGSSLLLPTEKLRFLNKACIIQDPQRDLTSDGKPTDPWNLCTVDQVEELKALLKVTPIWFTGVIMSINVSQGSFGTLQATTMDRRIGSTFEIPAGSVGMFAIVSVVLWIVLYDRFIIPLASRAMRKPVRFSTKSRMGCGIFVSFLSVVVAATVETIRRRRAINEGFANNPDEVVGMSVLWLVPNNLLAGFAEGLSAVAQNEFYISEFPKSMSSIASSLFLLGMGFASLLASLVMNAINDFTGGGEESWISSNINKGHYDYYQWILAGLSVVNLLLFFVCSRAYGPCKDENMEVLALGREDQP